A window of Leptospira venezuelensis contains these coding sequences:
- a CDS encoding DUF4160 domain-containing protein yields the protein MPKVFERNGYKFFFFANEGNPREPVHIHVRRGEKLAKFWLKPSVKLEDNYGFNSKELNWIEEEIERNLNLIEGKWNDFFGI from the coding sequence ATGCCAAAAGTTTTTGAAAGAAACGGCTATAAATTCTTCTTTTTTGCGAACGAAGGAAATCCACGGGAACCAGTTCACATTCATGTGAGAAGAGGAGAAAAATTAGCAAAATTTTGGCTAAAACCGAGCGTAAAGTTAGAAGATAATTACGGATTTAATTCTAAAGAGTTAAATTGGATTGAAGAAGAGATTGAGAGGAACTTAAATCTCATAGAAGGTAAATGGAATGATTTCTTCGGTATCTGA
- a CDS encoding DUF2442 domain-containing protein, giving the protein MISSVSEAKAQKIWFDEDNLWLSLYDGRTLSVPLAYFPRLRKAKKEQLERYEVSGGGIGLHWDDLDEDISVPGLLLGNGDLTSHSKKL; this is encoded by the coding sequence ATGATTTCTTCGGTATCTGAAGCAAAAGCCCAAAAGATTTGGTTTGATGAAGATAATCTTTGGTTATCTTTGTACGATGGTAGAACTTTATCAGTTCCACTTGCTTATTTTCCTCGATTAAGAAAAGCTAAGAAAGAGCAATTAGAAAGATATGAGGTTAGTGGAGGAGGGATTGGTCTTCATTGGGATGATTTAGATGAAGACATTAGTGTTCCTGGTCTCTTGTTAGGAAATGGCGATCTCACCTCACACAGTAAAAAATTATAA
- a CDS encoding CopG family transcriptional regulator gives MSKTITLRIEDPIYDIFKKAADGERRTISNFVENAAIQYLTNEFYASDEEMDEIFSDKQLITSLKKGLKEVAQGKYKVVR, from the coding sequence ATGTCCAAGACAATCACATTGCGAATTGAAGACCCGATTTACGATATATTTAAGAAAGCCGCTGACGGAGAGAGACGTACAATTTCGAATTTCGTAGAAAATGCAGCAATTCAGTATCTTACGAATGAGTTTTATGCATCTGATGAGGAGATGGATGAAATTTTTTCAGATAAGCAGTTAATCACATCTTTGAAAAAGGGTCTGAAAGAAGTAGCTCAAGGAAAGTATAAAGTTGTCCGCTGA
- a CDS encoding type II toxin-antitoxin system RelE family toxin has translation MSAEYKIAETEQFQSKLKDRQFSHLQKKLTDYVYPILKKNPFFSPNIKKLKGEFDGLYRYRIGKYRLFYLIKDNELLIIFVDVDQRKDSYK, from the coding sequence TTGTCCGCTGAATATAAAATAGCGGAAACCGAACAATTTCAAAGTAAACTTAAAGATCGTCAATTCTCACATCTTCAAAAGAAGCTAACAGATTATGTATATCCGATTCTTAAAAAGAATCCATTCTTTAGTCCTAATATTAAAAAGCTAAAGGGTGAATTTGATGGTCTTTACAGATATCGCATTGGTAAGTATCGTTTATTCTATTTGATAAAAGATAACGAACTATTAATTATCTTTGTCGATGTAGATCAAAGAAAAGATAGTTACAAGTAA